In Aegilops tauschii subsp. strangulata cultivar AL8/78 chromosome 3, Aet v6.0, whole genome shotgun sequence, one genomic interval encodes:
- the LOC141042794 gene encoding uncharacterized protein, with product MLEEIKTLLVGNPILAVPSVGEPMLLYISATNQVVNAMLVVEREYEGHKFQVQKLVYYVSEIAYMVFMASRKLRHYFQEYLVTVASEVPLNDIINNRNATGHIAKWAIELLPFEITYKPRRAIKSQVLADFIAEWTEAELPREYSTYSHRTMYFDGSKMLARLGAGVILISPTGDTVRYVLQIMYTDSNNAAEYEELLHGLRMATSMGVQCLEVRGDSNLAISQVNGEFDAKDPKMAA from the exons ATGCTTGAGGAGATTAAAACACTTCTCGTCGGCAACCCTATCCTGGCCGTACCTAGTGTCGGCGAGCCCATGCTACTATATATTTCAGCCACCAATCAGGTGGTCAACGCGATGCTCGTCGTGGAGCGGGAGTATGAGGGCCACAAGTTCCAAGTCCAGAAGCTGGTCTATTATGTGTCCGAG atagcctACATGGTTTttatggcatcccgaaagctacgacactactttcaagaatATTTGGTCACAGTGGCATCAGAGGTCCCCTTGAATGATATAATCAACAATAGGAACGCCACGGGCCAcatcgccaaatgggccatcgagctcctCCCCTTCGagataacatacaagccacgccgagccattaaatctcaGGTGCTGGCCGATTTTATAGCTGAATGGACCGAGGCCGAACTACCCCGGGAGTACAGTACATATTCACACCGGACAATGTATTTCGACGGCTCAAAGATGTTAGCCAGACTGGGGGCTGGGGTCATCCTAATCTCCCCCACAGGCGACACTGTTCGGTATGTCCTCCAAATAATGtatacagactccaacaacgcagcagaGTACGAAGAGCTACTACACGGTCTTCGTATGGCCACGTCAATGGGCGTGCAGTGCCTCGAGGTAAGGGGAGATTCAAACCTGGCGATCTCTCAAGTCAATGGCGAATTCGATGCCAAGGACCCCAAGATGGCAGCATAA